Part of the Rhizobium viscosum genome is shown below.
ACGCTTCTTTCTCTCCTCGCAGCCGGCATGCTGGCCGCCCCTGTCGTTGCAAACGCCGCCCAGGCCGATGTCGGCAAGCTTGATTGCGACGTTTCCAAGGGCATCGGTGTCATCGTCGGCTCAAAGCAGGATCTCGACTGCACCTACATACCGAGCGCTTCCGACGACGTCAGCCAGCACTATGTCGGCACGATCACCGATTTCGGCCTCGATGTCGGTACCGTCGAAAAGGGCCGGATGGTCTGGCTCGTCTTCAACGCC
Proteins encoded:
- a CDS encoding DUF992 domain-containing protein; its protein translation is MKITLLSLLAAGMLAAPVVANAAQADVGKLDCDVSKGIGVIVGSKQDLDCTYIPSASDDVSQHYVGTITDFGLDVGTVEKGRMVWLVFNATREPVAGLEGNYAGVTADASVGIGGGANVLVGGTSKTVSLQPVSLEGDVGVNFAVGVTALKLQLVD